A single genomic interval of Aureliella helgolandensis harbors:
- a CDS encoding ABC transporter permease: MKPYIAILIDSFWEAVGNRVLWAMLLGWSLLLLGLAPFGYISENSFQLSNVDIDNTQQLVSKLAEGAKGRGSHAVQAVTRHVDAGFREQLKKRPTEADDSDSGQRISRRELTTHLRVAMKSPELYSEADFPTAQRRERLKELIEIGPEQLAEPELLELNRELLQLAFPVELNTPRGEQLWIGYAGMKLGDALEFSRSQIRKFLEPLLLAGIIKLGLGVLAVFIAIIVTSPIVPDTFRSGSLHLLLSKPISRVWLYLFKFFGGCVFALVNITFVLVGLYLIAGMRFEIWNHGLLACIPLLMFVFVIFYSVSAFAGLIWGNPIVSVVVCMVFWVCCFSLGFLHDALLPRFEILPQVRRVMEVEDRLLAVNEGGQLLVWNAEFQLWQPGVDSNSGMHSKTFGPFYDSVNDQLVVKSFQRSPFGELRATTRKLALVPLKQEPVEEAAHTAAEARDQQLWMSEAGPALPQKMFDLLEMQDSLIAVCRNGLYRIGFEQLKPDDRASKGLFGFKNPWVSSTEFQSVTPPDFFTSENTSGAVLADQSGVVLYTSGDISLLVWEEGQLRLEATTQLNSEADGTEACLVQMNADFCVAARDGWPLVVLDRGLQPVGEVALPEGGEVRQLDWLPNTNELAVITHSGEFWKLNCEDLSLAHLPTPYRGQITSMNWLSPTRVWLGVKPNRVYLLDLATVTVEREIEPLATLWDRIFRWGIQPIYHLNPKPAALDNAMGYVLTGEETQSLSLVTTDLRSAQLKLDVWTPIISNLCFVALMLSLACIYVSRKEY; encoded by the coding sequence ATGAAACCTTATATCGCGATTCTGATCGATTCCTTTTGGGAAGCAGTAGGCAATCGAGTGCTGTGGGCCATGCTCTTAGGGTGGTCGCTGCTACTGTTGGGCCTAGCGCCCTTCGGCTATATCAGCGAAAACAGTTTTCAATTGTCCAACGTCGACATCGACAATACGCAGCAATTGGTTTCGAAACTTGCAGAGGGAGCTAAAGGACGCGGGAGTCACGCGGTTCAAGCTGTCACGCGTCATGTGGACGCCGGGTTTCGAGAGCAGCTCAAGAAACGCCCCACCGAGGCGGATGACAGCGACTCCGGGCAACGCATTTCTCGCCGTGAGTTGACGACGCATCTGCGGGTTGCGATGAAGTCGCCAGAGCTGTATTCCGAGGCCGACTTTCCGACCGCGCAGCGCCGGGAACGCCTCAAGGAATTGATCGAGATCGGGCCAGAGCAGCTTGCGGAACCTGAGTTGCTGGAGCTGAACCGAGAGTTGTTGCAGCTCGCCTTTCCGGTGGAGCTAAATACGCCTCGAGGGGAGCAGTTGTGGATTGGCTATGCCGGCATGAAACTTGGCGATGCGTTGGAATTCAGTCGCAGTCAAATACGAAAATTTCTGGAACCTCTCCTGCTGGCCGGTATTATTAAGCTGGGGTTAGGAGTGTTGGCAGTTTTCATTGCAATTATCGTCACCAGTCCGATTGTGCCCGATACCTTTCGTTCGGGTTCCCTGCACCTTCTCTTGAGCAAGCCGATTTCGCGCGTTTGGCTGTACTTGTTTAAATTCTTTGGTGGGTGCGTTTTTGCGCTCGTCAACATAACGTTTGTGCTCGTGGGACTGTACTTAATCGCCGGAATGCGTTTCGAGATCTGGAATCATGGTCTGTTGGCTTGCATCCCGTTGCTGATGTTTGTGTTTGTCATTTTTTACAGCGTGTCGGCATTCGCGGGATTGATTTGGGGGAATCCAATCGTGAGTGTCGTGGTCTGCATGGTGTTTTGGGTGTGCTGTTTTTCACTCGGATTCCTGCACGATGCGCTGTTACCTCGGTTTGAGATCTTGCCACAGGTTCGTCGTGTGATGGAAGTCGAGGACCGCTTGTTGGCGGTCAATGAGGGAGGGCAACTACTCGTCTGGAATGCCGAATTTCAATTATGGCAACCGGGTGTGGACTCTAACAGTGGCATGCACTCTAAGACATTCGGTCCCTTCTACGATTCGGTCAATGATCAACTTGTGGTGAAATCCTTCCAACGGTCTCCCTTCGGTGAACTAAGGGCGACCACCCGAAAATTAGCGTTGGTACCCCTGAAGCAAGAGCCCGTCGAAGAGGCGGCTCACACCGCTGCAGAAGCTCGTGATCAACAGCTTTGGATGAGTGAAGCTGGGCCCGCGCTACCGCAAAAGATGTTTGATCTGTTGGAAATGCAGGATTCGTTGATTGCCGTTTGCCGCAACGGTTTGTACCGCATCGGCTTTGAACAACTCAAGCCTGACGACCGAGCCAGCAAGGGCCTATTTGGATTCAAGAACCCTTGGGTAAGTTCCACGGAATTCCAAAGCGTCACGCCACCAGATTTCTTCACGAGTGAGAATACGAGTGGTGCTGTGTTGGCGGATCAGTCCGGAGTTGTGCTGTATACCTCTGGAGACATTTCTCTGCTCGTGTGGGAGGAGGGGCAATTGCGATTGGAGGCTACCACGCAACTCAATTCAGAGGCGGATGGCACGGAAGCTTGCCTAGTACAGATGAATGCGGATTTCTGTGTGGCTGCCCGTGATGGCTGGCCATTGGTTGTCCTGGACCGCGGGCTGCAACCGGTCGGAGAGGTGGCGCTGCCAGAAGGAGGGGAAGTACGGCAATTGGATTGGCTACCGAATACCAATGAATTGGCCGTGATTACTCACTCTGGAGAGTTTTGGAAACTGAACTGTGAAGATCTGTCGCTTGCTCACCTGCCGACCCCGTATCGTGGCCAGATTACTAGCATGAACTGGCTGTCTCCCACGCGTGTTTGGCTGGGGGTGAAGCCGAACCGAGTCTACTTGCTCGACTTAGCAACAGTGACAGTAGAACGCGAGATAGAACCGCTCGCGACTCTCTGGGATCGGATCTTTCGGTGGGGAATTCAGCCAATTTATCACTTGAACCCCAAGCCGGCCGCACTCGACAATGCAATGGGGTACGTTTTAACAGGAGAGGAGACGCAGTCTCTCAGTCTCGTGACCACCGACCTGCGAAGCGCCCAGTTGAAATTGGATGTTTGGACTCCGATAATTAGCAACCTTTGCTTCGTCGCCTTGATGCTTTCGTTGGCCTGCATCTACGTTTCACGCAAAGAGTATTAA
- a CDS encoding ABC transporter ATP-binding protein, with translation MTDAPAIDVRQIHKRYHDGWFARKSFLALRGVDLTVRRGEAFGLLGPNGAGKTTLIKILLGIVRSTGGAAFLLGHPAGSRGARQRVGYLPENLNFPAHHTALQALRFYGRLNSLDEAVIRSRSRDLLDLVGLVGRETELVRKYSKGMRQRLGLAQAMLHEPELLILDEPTDGLDPVGRSEIRRIITRLKNQGKTVFLNSHILQEVELVCDRVAILATGKLRGVGTPSELTTQFHGALSARLCIEVSGAPEVLEQIGPQLDAELQPLPDGRWQLTAHADSQSDVDRTVDRLRSSNLSIHKLERKRPTLEEVFLSAVNTQDDALLPSSEPAHN, from the coding sequence ATGACTGATGCTCCTGCCATAGATGTCCGGCAAATCCACAAGCGCTATCACGATGGCTGGTTTGCCCGCAAGAGCTTCTTGGCCCTGCGGGGGGTAGATTTGACCGTCCGGCGCGGCGAAGCCTTTGGGTTGCTCGGCCCGAATGGGGCAGGTAAGACGACGTTGATCAAGATCCTGCTGGGTATTGTGCGCAGTACTGGCGGCGCCGCTTTCTTGCTGGGGCATCCCGCTGGTAGTCGCGGCGCGCGGCAGCGCGTTGGCTATTTGCCAGAGAATCTCAATTTCCCCGCACATCACACTGCACTGCAAGCACTCCGGTTCTACGGGCGGTTAAACAGCCTTGATGAGGCGGTCATTCGTTCGCGTTCACGTGATCTGTTGGATTTGGTGGGACTCGTTGGGCGCGAGACCGAATTGGTGCGGAAGTACAGCAAAGGCATGCGGCAGCGATTGGGGTTGGCTCAGGCCATGTTGCACGAGCCGGAACTGCTCATCCTCGACGAACCCACCGATGGGCTCGATCCCGTGGGACGCTCCGAGATTCGACGCATCATTACGCGATTGAAAAACCAAGGCAAAACGGTCTTCTTGAACAGTCATATTCTTCAAGAGGTGGAATTGGTGTGCGATCGCGTGGCAATTCTAGCGACGGGAAAATTGCGTGGTGTGGGGACTCCCAGCGAGTTGACGACTCAGTTTCACGGAGCCCTCTCCGCTCGGTTGTGCATTGAGGTCAGCGGTGCACCCGAGGTGCTCGAGCAAATAGGACCTCAGCTCGATGCGGAGTTGCAACCATTGCCCGATGGTCGCTGGCAGTTGACGGCCCATGCGGATTCACAGTCCGACGTTGATCGCACGGTGGATCGACTGCGCAGCAGTAATTTGAGCATTCACAAGCTGGAACGCAAACGCCCCACTCTCGAAGAGGTGTTTTTGTCTGCGGTCAATACGCAGGATGACGCTCTGCTCCCCTCAAGCGAACCCGCACATAACTGA
- a CDS encoding ATP-binding cassette domain-containing protein has translation MSDNSANSQGSSGTPSNAAGNPSAVRFDPNWLNRISQRESPAIRATGLQHFYGSGELRKQVLFDNNLEIYPGEIIIMTGPSGSGKTTLLTLIGTLRKVQDGELYVLDRPLHKSSSQDLLNLRREIGFVFQAHNLFDSLTATQNVRMALELAEPHGTKRAHTLRAKEMLTQVGLGERTGHKPKQLSGGQKQRVAIARGLVHQPKLILADEPTAALDEKSGRTVVDLLRKMAKEENVTIIIVTHDNRILDVADRIVNLVDGSIRSDVLVQEAAIVSQMLVKCEVFKHLTPRGLAEMADHLQSESFAAGVRVIREGDLGDRFYLIRKGAVAVRRGPNEAPVAKLKEGDFFGEMALLTGQPRNASVVTLEDTVLYSLRKEQFQVAIAQQASFETEIRTSLFDRH, from the coding sequence ATGTCTGATAATTCTGCCAATTCCCAGGGTTCCAGTGGCACCCCCTCGAACGCTGCCGGGAATCCATCGGCGGTGCGCTTTGATCCGAACTGGTTGAATCGCATTTCTCAGCGGGAGTCACCCGCCATTCGAGCGACCGGCCTGCAACACTTCTACGGCAGCGGGGAACTCAGGAAGCAAGTCCTGTTCGACAACAATCTGGAGATTTATCCAGGTGAGATCATCATCATGACGGGGCCCAGTGGATCTGGGAAAACGACCTTGCTGACGTTGATCGGTACGCTGCGAAAGGTCCAGGACGGCGAGTTGTACGTTTTAGACAGACCGCTGCATAAGTCCTCAAGCCAAGATTTGCTCAATTTGAGGCGGGAAATTGGGTTTGTGTTTCAAGCGCACAACCTGTTCGATTCCTTGACTGCGACGCAAAATGTACGAATGGCTCTCGAGCTTGCCGAGCCCCACGGTACGAAACGAGCGCACACTCTACGTGCTAAGGAAATGCTAACCCAAGTGGGACTGGGGGAGCGAACCGGCCACAAACCGAAGCAATTGTCAGGCGGCCAAAAGCAACGCGTCGCAATTGCCCGTGGCTTGGTGCACCAACCCAAGCTGATTCTGGCCGACGAGCCGACTGCGGCCCTGGACGAGAAGAGCGGAAGGACCGTGGTCGATCTACTGCGGAAAATGGCCAAGGAAGAGAATGTTACGATCATCATCGTAACCCACGACAATCGCATCCTGGACGTGGCCGATCGGATCGTGAACTTAGTCGACGGCAGCATTCGTAGCGATGTCTTGGTCCAAGAGGCAGCTATCGTTAGCCAGATGTTGGTCAAATGCGAAGTCTTCAAGCACCTTACGCCGCGCGGATTGGCAGAAATGGCGGACCATTTGCAAAGTGAATCGTTCGCAGCTGGTGTGCGTGTCATTCGAGAGGGAGACTTAGGGGATCGCTTCTATTTGATTCGCAAGGGAGCGGTCGCGGTGCGTCGGGGACCAAACGAGGCACCTGTCGCTAAGCTTAAGGAGGGGGATTTCTTCGGAGAAATGGCGCTGTTGACCGGGCAACCCCGCAATGCCAGCGTCGTGACCTTGGAGGATACCGTGCTGTACTCCTTGCGCAAGGAGCAGTTTCAAGTTGCCATTGCTCAACAAGCATCGTTTGAAACCGAAATTCGGACCAGCTTATTCGATCGGCATTGA
- a CDS encoding HlyD family efflux transporter periplasmic adaptor subunit, producing MGCNPNPSTSKTQATSNALSSDLPVSKVNAQGQILPAGGFIQLMGTPGDVVDEMLVEVGQRVTAGTPLVRTRSEQVQAAQLEALVQKRLAAQRQQENAMRASQRQLRAAELQLERIDAQADQLAKKEDLLQLAEQQVAATQKILTQLQAIANDSVTREFVGQIEIERQQVAVGEAELAYQQQVQNHQQAVDELEWARRSAAADKLAAADLLQATESSDTLKVIELELRTLKQQIAATRIVAPSDGIILSVGASKGEASGHRPLVEMADDSQLVCEVEVNEMDAVWVEPGQTATISSRAFLDGPLLGFVQQKFQLVGQPQLRPLDPLARTDYRAVTVVINLSPSSAARAQQWLQLQVEVEIQIDSTVSSK from the coding sequence GTGGGTTGCAATCCTAATCCATCCACTAGCAAAACTCAGGCAACATCCAACGCACTGAGTTCCGATCTGCCGGTGTCGAAAGTCAACGCACAGGGACAGATTTTGCCCGCCGGTGGCTTCATCCAACTCATGGGCACTCCCGGCGATGTCGTCGATGAAATGCTGGTTGAGGTGGGGCAGCGCGTGACGGCTGGCACGCCTCTCGTCAGGACTCGCTCGGAACAAGTCCAAGCCGCCCAACTGGAGGCATTGGTTCAAAAGCGGCTTGCAGCCCAGCGACAGCAAGAGAATGCGATGAGGGCTTCCCAACGGCAGCTCCGCGCGGCCGAGCTGCAGCTGGAACGCATTGATGCCCAAGCAGATCAGCTCGCCAAGAAAGAAGATCTGCTGCAACTCGCCGAACAACAAGTAGCAGCCACCCAGAAAATCCTCACCCAGTTGCAAGCGATTGCCAACGATAGCGTGACTCGAGAATTTGTCGGACAGATCGAGATTGAACGGCAGCAAGTTGCTGTGGGTGAAGCCGAGTTAGCCTATCAACAACAAGTTCAGAACCATCAGCAGGCCGTGGATGAATTGGAATGGGCGCGTCGCAGTGCGGCTGCCGACAAGCTCGCCGCTGCAGACCTGCTGCAAGCCACCGAGTCTTCAGACACCCTCAAAGTCATCGAGCTTGAACTCCGGACCCTAAAGCAACAAATCGCAGCTACCCGCATCGTCGCCCCTAGCGACGGCATCATTCTCTCCGTGGGGGCTTCAAAAGGGGAAGCCAGCGGACACCGCCCCCTGGTCGAAATGGCAGATGACAGCCAGCTAGTGTGTGAAGTCGAAGTCAACGAAATGGATGCGGTCTGGGTTGAACCTGGACAGACGGCAACAATCTCTAGCCGCGCTTTCCTAGACGGTCCACTGCTGGGGTTCGTACAACAGAAATTTCAACTTGTGGGGCAACCGCAGCTGCGTCCCCTCGACCCCCTAGCCCGCACGGACTACCGAGCGGTAACCGTAGTCATTAACCTTTCGCCCTCATCTGCGGCGCGTGCGCAGCAATGGTTGCAATTACAGGTTGAAGTCGAAATCCAAATCGACTCTACGGTATCGAGCAAATGA
- a CDS encoding ABC transporter permease produces the protein MKTPLGLINLLHQGPKTLVSIGGVAFALLLVFMQLGFMGAVSHTATNVLKSLEFDILLRGHAYLHLYEPGNIERKWLRMAESVPGVTSAQPFWVTIQNWRKLPTQLDAQDESFESQYLPIAVMAFDPRQKIFDLPQIQAQSTCLFADNAILLDDSTQSTYGAWNAQKFTQQDIDREVEVGSRNFIIEGLFKLGTGLAANGALITSEAGFARITPWDVQSQTSLGLVQVADRSPEAIDQIVEALRKKTAITSPSPSTTASPPPSLLRAIQSQLSSVDPQSPLTAIDIMTREDALQRENYRWLWQTPIGLIFQLGVLLSLLVGGAIVYMILSTDVANRLPEYATLLAMGYSRKYLSSIVMTQAIVLCSLGFLAAWGTAELLYWITTWFSGIPMLMTPMRITLVSILGLAMCCTSGLLALRKLWRAEPASLF, from the coding sequence ATGAAAACGCCGCTCGGACTCATCAACCTCCTCCACCAAGGTCCGAAGACCTTGGTTTCCATTGGCGGAGTAGCCTTTGCGCTTTTACTAGTTTTCATGCAACTTGGTTTCATGGGAGCCGTCTCACACACCGCCACCAACGTACTCAAATCTCTTGAATTCGATATCTTGCTACGCGGGCACGCTTACCTGCACCTCTATGAACCCGGCAACATCGAACGCAAGTGGCTACGCATGGCAGAGAGTGTACCCGGTGTTACTTCCGCCCAACCCTTCTGGGTAACCATCCAGAACTGGCGCAAGTTGCCGACCCAACTCGATGCCCAGGATGAAAGTTTCGAAAGTCAGTATCTCCCCATCGCTGTAATGGCATTCGATCCTCGGCAGAAAATCTTTGACCTACCGCAGATCCAAGCCCAATCGACTTGCTTGTTTGCCGACAACGCGATCCTGCTCGACGACAGCACTCAAAGTACCTACGGAGCCTGGAATGCTCAAAAATTCACCCAGCAGGACATTGATCGTGAAGTTGAAGTCGGGAGCCGCAATTTCATCATCGAAGGGCTCTTCAAGCTGGGGACCGGTCTGGCTGCCAACGGGGCGCTCATTACGAGCGAAGCGGGTTTCGCACGAATCACGCCCTGGGACGTCCAATCCCAGACCTCTTTGGGACTAGTGCAAGTCGCCGACCGATCGCCGGAAGCCATCGACCAGATCGTCGAAGCATTGCGAAAAAAAACGGCGATTACCTCGCCCTCTCCTTCCACAACCGCCTCACCTCCCCCCTCGCTGCTGCGGGCAATTCAGAGCCAGCTATCGTCGGTTGACCCACAATCGCCTTTAACGGCCATTGATATCATGACGCGAGAGGATGCGCTGCAGCGTGAAAACTATCGCTGGTTGTGGCAAACCCCCATTGGGCTCATTTTCCAATTGGGTGTCCTACTTTCGCTGCTAGTCGGTGGAGCCATTGTCTACATGATCCTCTCGACCGACGTCGCAAATCGACTCCCAGAATATGCTACCTTACTAGCCATGGGCTACTCTCGAAAGTATCTTTCCAGCATTGTGATGACGCAGGCCATTGTTCTCTGCAGCCTCGGTTTTTTAGCCGCCTGGGGAACTGCCGAGCTACTCTACTGGATAACCACCTGGTTCTCTGGCATTCCAATGTTGATGACGCCGATGCGAATCACGCTGGTGTCTATCCTAGGGCTGGCCATGTGCTGCACCAGCGGTCTACTCGCCTTGCGAAAGCTCTGGAGAGCAGAGCCTGCCAGCTTATTTTGA
- a CDS encoding FtsX-like permease family protein: MRTPLAWHNLTSSFAKCALAATGVGFAVVLMFMQIGFRNALIDNNVQIFSLFDTRVANLTMLSRARYNISTEQRFERNLLEQAAALPGVQQVCVVSVERGTAQVQVAGHTPRPIRVIGVELHAPHFFADPNLFQDLQTADAQQAALVDTRSKPGFGFAGAPTGLKKQAIELNGKSLPVTGQFQLGTDFGNDGTLLLSERLHADYFPWRNASGHPSDVVDIGLIQASSQNTEELDLLAARIAALAPRQIDVARTDTFIVREKNFWASNTPIGKIFLIGTIMGLVVGAIICYQIQFTDISDHMPELATLKAMGYGPAYFWSLVLCQSFYLACLGFIPGLVVSLGLYHLLATSSGLVMAMTWDRILLVWILTMVMCVASGILAIRKLFHTDPASLF; this comes from the coding sequence ATGCGTACTCCACTAGCCTGGCACAATCTAACCAGTAGTTTCGCCAAGTGCGCCTTGGCCGCGACCGGCGTTGGGTTTGCCGTCGTGCTAATGTTCATGCAAATTGGCTTCCGCAATGCATTGATCGACAACAACGTTCAAATTTTCTCGCTGTTCGATACGCGAGTCGCGAACCTCACGATGCTCAGCCGTGCGCGTTACAACATCTCCACGGAACAGCGTTTCGAGCGTAACCTCTTGGAGCAAGCTGCCGCCCTTCCGGGAGTGCAACAAGTGTGTGTTGTCAGTGTTGAACGAGGGACGGCACAGGTTCAAGTGGCAGGACACACCCCGCGCCCCATACGAGTGATTGGGGTCGAACTCCATGCGCCCCACTTCTTTGCCGACCCCAACCTTTTCCAAGACTTGCAGACCGCCGATGCGCAACAGGCGGCACTCGTCGACACCCGCAGCAAACCGGGTTTCGGCTTTGCGGGTGCCCCCACAGGCCTAAAGAAGCAAGCTATCGAACTCAATGGAAAATCGCTTCCCGTCACTGGGCAATTCCAACTGGGAACGGATTTTGGCAATGATGGTACCCTCCTGCTGAGCGAACGGCTACACGCAGACTACTTTCCCTGGCGCAACGCTTCCGGGCACCCCAGTGACGTGGTGGACATCGGTCTGATTCAGGCGAGTTCACAGAACACTGAAGAACTCGATCTCTTGGCCGCCCGTATCGCCGCTCTGGCCCCCCGCCAAATTGATGTGGCCCGCACCGATACGTTTATCGTGCGGGAAAAAAACTTCTGGGCCAGCAACACACCCATCGGCAAGATCTTTCTGATTGGCACCATCATGGGGTTGGTCGTCGGAGCCATCATTTGCTATCAGATTCAATTCACCGACATCAGCGATCACATGCCCGAACTCGCCACGCTCAAAGCCATGGGATACGGACCAGCCTATTTCTGGAGCTTGGTCCTGTGCCAATCGTTTTATCTGGCCTGCCTCGGGTTCATCCCGGGGCTAGTGGTTTCTCTTGGCCTGTACCATCTCCTGGCAACCTCGAGTGGCCTCGTCATGGCAATGACATGGGACCGGATTCTTCTGGTATGGATCTTGACCATGGTCATGTGCGTGGCAAGTGGGATCTTGGCAATCCGCAAGCTCTTCCATACCGATCCGGCAAGTCTTTTTTGA
- a CDS encoding potassium/proton antiporter gives MLSIETLILITGVLLLLGIASNKFSARLGVPVLFVFLVVGMLAGSEGIGGIEFENYSLAYGIGTVALCLILFDGGIRTPYASIRSAWKPAGVLATCGVFITALITGLAASWILGISLWQGLLLGSIVGSTDASVVFSVLRGGGVHIRPKLANTLEVESGSNDPMAIFLTIGLIQVLSGEVPFGIGLLTLFFNQIVLGSIVGIAVGWAGGWLLRHTRLEAAGLYPVMVTALGLFSFGLAAALGGSGFLAVYLTGIVIGNCRPVYHRGILLFHDALAWICQILMFTALGILSFPSRLVEVAIPAILISIVLIFVARPVAVFLCAAPFKFTFRELTFLSWVGLKGAVPITLATFPMLAGLPSASVLFDTVFFVVLVSALVQGWTLPWVARYLKLEVPTRLPPPVTLEISSLTNVDGDIVDYFVDDRCQAAGNMIKNLALPEGVVIALIVRGEQIIPPQGRSMLHRGDHVIVVLRPRVRALVDRVFAQREQPYDPIPAELEFPLRGSITVGEVEQFYGLVLDSENDATLDEMLRKRLNEEDIKPGTVVNCKQISLRIRELSSEGIVEYVGMRILPETGKKTAQL, from the coding sequence ATGCTTAGCATCGAAACTCTCATTCTGATCACTGGAGTCCTGCTGTTGTTGGGCATCGCGTCCAACAAGTTCTCAGCTAGGCTCGGCGTTCCTGTGTTGTTCGTCTTCTTGGTGGTGGGTATGCTCGCCGGGTCCGAAGGGATCGGCGGCATCGAGTTCGAGAATTACTCGCTCGCATACGGCATTGGAACGGTGGCCTTGTGCCTAATCCTGTTTGATGGCGGAATACGCACACCCTATGCTTCGATTCGGTCTGCCTGGAAACCCGCCGGAGTCTTGGCCACCTGTGGCGTTTTCATTACGGCACTCATTACCGGCTTGGCAGCGTCTTGGATTCTGGGGATCTCTCTGTGGCAGGGGCTGCTGTTAGGGAGCATCGTAGGTTCAACTGATGCTTCGGTGGTCTTCTCAGTTCTGCGAGGTGGAGGCGTACATATTCGACCGAAGCTGGCGAATACGTTGGAGGTGGAGAGTGGTTCGAACGATCCCATGGCGATCTTCCTGACCATCGGTTTGATACAAGTTCTGAGCGGCGAAGTCCCATTCGGGATTGGCCTGCTCACCCTCTTCTTCAACCAAATCGTGCTCGGTTCCATCGTCGGCATTGCAGTTGGTTGGGCCGGCGGATGGCTGCTCCGGCACACGCGCCTCGAAGCTGCCGGATTGTATCCGGTGATGGTAACAGCCTTGGGGCTATTTTCCTTTGGACTGGCTGCGGCGTTGGGCGGTAGTGGGTTCTTGGCCGTTTACTTAACGGGCATCGTGATCGGAAATTGTCGCCCGGTCTATCATCGAGGAATCTTATTGTTCCATGATGCGCTCGCCTGGATTTGCCAGATATTGATGTTTACCGCACTGGGCATCCTTTCATTCCCCAGTCGATTGGTCGAGGTGGCGATTCCAGCCATTCTGATCTCAATCGTTTTGATTTTCGTGGCGCGTCCCGTTGCGGTTTTCCTATGCGCGGCTCCGTTCAAATTTACTTTTAGAGAATTGACTTTCCTATCTTGGGTGGGACTGAAGGGAGCAGTGCCGATCACGCTTGCAACGTTTCCGATGTTGGCGGGTCTCCCAAGTGCATCTGTGTTGTTCGACACCGTCTTTTTTGTGGTATTGGTCTCAGCCCTGGTGCAAGGCTGGACGTTGCCTTGGGTGGCGCGTTACCTCAAACTCGAAGTGCCGACCCGTTTGCCACCACCGGTGACGCTGGAAATCAGCTCGCTCACCAACGTTGATGGAGATATTGTCGACTATTTCGTGGACGACCGATGCCAGGCGGCCGGCAATATGATCAAGAACCTAGCACTACCAGAGGGGGTCGTAATCGCCTTGATAGTGCGCGGTGAGCAAATCATTCCACCGCAAGGGCGGTCGATGCTGCATCGAGGAGATCATGTGATTGTCGTCCTGCGGCCACGCGTTCGCGCTCTGGTCGACCGAGTCTTCGCGCAGCGCGAACAGCCCTATGATCCCATCCCAGCAGAGTTGGAGTTTCCGCTGCGCGGCTCAATTACGGTAGGCGAAGTCGAGCAGTTCTATGGTCTGGTGTTGGATAGTGAGAACGACGCGACCCTCGATGAAATGCTACGCAAGCGTCTCAACGAGGAGGATATCAAGCCCGGCACCGTCGTGAACTGCAAACAAATCTCTCTACGCATCCGCGAACTCTCTTCGGAGGGAATCGTGGAATACGTCGGTATGAGGATTTTGCCTGAGACTGGAAAAAAAACAGCCCAATTGTAG